The proteins below are encoded in one region of Syntrophotalea carbinolica DSM 2380:
- the modA gene encoding molybdate ABC transporter substrate-binding protein → MRLVTMPLLAVLFLACFGAGVPNARAEGDSDTMLSIAAGVGLKDALFAIQKAYAKKQPSVALEFNFAASGFLRKQIEQGAPIDLFLAPGRQHFNALLSAGYTDSGHSCALLGNRLVLIVAREKQHAIHGFSDLEAAAASMSIGMPDMVPAGTYARQALEHLGMWELLEQRMVYGKSVRQVLAYVDSGNIDAGMVFASDTALLTSAVVAAVAPADSHKPIVFSMAGMLKSPHPEALQDFMAFLKGQEAAAIFARYGFTPLLSGASRAEVASHP, encoded by the coding sequence ATGCGTCTGGTCACGATGCCTTTGCTCGCTGTGTTGTTTCTTGCTTGCTTCGGTGCGGGGGTACCGAATGCAAGGGCCGAGGGCGACTCCGACACGATGTTGAGTATAGCCGCCGGCGTCGGTCTCAAAGACGCGCTGTTCGCCATTCAAAAGGCTTATGCGAAAAAACAACCTTCGGTAGCGCTGGAGTTCAATTTTGCCGCCTCCGGGTTTTTGCGCAAACAGATCGAGCAGGGGGCCCCTATCGACCTGTTTCTGGCTCCCGGGCGCCAACATTTCAATGCCTTGCTGAGTGCCGGGTACACCGATTCCGGACATTCCTGCGCGCTGCTCGGCAATCGCCTGGTATTGATTGTTGCCCGGGAAAAACAGCACGCCATTCACGGTTTTTCCGACCTGGAGGCCGCCGCGGCCAGCATGAGTATCGGTATGCCGGATATGGTGCCGGCCGGTACCTATGCCCGCCAGGCCCTTGAACATCTCGGCATGTGGGAACTCCTTGAACAACGTATGGTGTATGGCAAGAGTGTTCGCCAGGTACTGGCCTATGTCGATTCGGGGAATATCGATGCCGGCATGGTGTTCGCTTCCGATACGGCGTTGTTGACCAGTGCCGTGGTAGCTGCCGTCGCCCCGGCGGACAGTCACAAACCGATCGTTTTCTCCATGGCCGGGATGCTCAAAAGTCCTCATCCCGAAGCGCTGCAGGACTTTATGGCGTTTCTCAAGGGCCAAGAGGCCGCCGCGATTTTCGCTCGCTACGGTTTCACGCCGCTGTTGTCCGGAGCCTCTCGGGCAGAGGTCGCCTCTCATCCCTGA
- the grxC gene encoding glutaredoxin 3 — MKKIELYTKSHCPYCRRAKDLLHIKKAIFVEYDVTNDPAKEQEMRERSGRMTVPEIFIDESLVGGCDDLYALEQQGILDGMLRD, encoded by the coding sequence ATGAAAAAAATCGAACTCTATACCAAAAGCCATTGTCCCTATTGCCGTCGCGCCAAAGATCTGCTGCATATCAAGAAGGCGATTTTTGTCGAGTACGATGTCACCAACGATCCGGCCAAAGAACAGGAAATGCGGGAGCGCTCCGGTCGCATGACCGTGCCGGAAATTTTTATCGATGAGTCTCTTGTCGGCGGCTGCGACGATCTGTATGCGCTCGAACAACAAGGGATCCTGGACGGCATGCTGCGCGATTGA